One genomic segment of Terrihabitans soli includes these proteins:
- a CDS encoding HesA/MoeB/ThiF family protein: MLSSEELERYARHIVLREIGGPGQQKLKAARVLVIGAGGLGSPALLYLAAAGVGTLGIIDDDKVSLSNLQRQVLHGTADIGRAKTQSAEDAIARVNPHVAVERHSERITAENAEQLIAKYDVVLDGSDNFATRYLVSDAAFRAKRPLVMGWLGTMDGALTTLRPYETNSDGERNPTYRCLFPEPPPDGTVPACEEAGVLGALAGVVGSLMALEAVREIAPFGEGLVGRLLMIDARSMRFETIAYAWDRGNPLSGWGGGP; the protein is encoded by the coding sequence TTGCTGTCGTCCGAAGAACTTGAACGCTACGCCCGCCATATCGTCCTGCGCGAGATCGGCGGACCGGGTCAGCAGAAGCTGAAAGCGGCGCGCGTTCTCGTGATCGGCGCGGGCGGGCTCGGCAGTCCGGCCCTGCTATATCTCGCCGCGGCCGGTGTCGGTACGCTTGGCATCATCGATGACGACAAAGTCTCGCTCTCCAATCTGCAGCGCCAGGTTCTGCACGGCACGGCCGATATCGGCCGCGCCAAGACGCAAAGCGCCGAAGACGCAATCGCGCGCGTCAATCCGCATGTCGCCGTCGAACGGCACAGCGAACGCATCACGGCGGAAAATGCGGAACAGCTGATCGCGAAGTATGACGTTGTTCTCGACGGCTCCGACAATTTCGCAACGCGCTATCTCGTTTCCGACGCGGCATTCCGCGCCAAACGCCCGCTGGTCATGGGCTGGCTCGGCACGATGGACGGCGCGCTGACGACCTTGCGTCCCTACGAAACGAATTCAGACGGCGAGCGGAATCCGACCTATCGCTGCCTTTTCCCCGAACCGCCGCCGGACGGCACCGTGCCCGCCTGCGAAGAGGCAGGCGTTCTCGGTGCGCTGGCCGGTGTTGTCGGTTCGCTGATGGCGCTGGAAGCGGTGCGCGAGATCGCGCCGTTCGGCGAAGGGCTGGTCGGGCGTCTTCTGATGATCGACGCCCGCTCCATGCGCTTCGAGACGATCGCTTACGCCTGGGACCGCGGCAATCCGCTGAGCGGATGGGGCGGCGGCCCATGA
- a CDS encoding argininosuccinate synthase: MTKKSPKKVVLAYSGGLDTSVILKWLQTTYGCEVVTFTADLGQGEELEPARKKAELLGIKPENIFIEDLREEFVRDFVFPMFRANALYEGQYLLGTSIARPLISKKQIDIARKTGADAVAHGATGKGNDQVRFELAYYAMEPDITIIAPWREWDLTSRTKLLEFAEAHQIPIAKDKRGEAPFSVDANLLHSSSEGKVLEDPNDAAPELVYQRTIAPEDAPDKATEITIDFEKGDPVAIDGARLSPATLLAKLNELGKANGIGRLDLVENRFVGMKSRGIYETPGGTILHKAHRGIESITLDREALHLKESLMPKYAELVYYGFWFAPEREMLQALIDKSQELVTGQVRVKLYKGNVEVTGRTSPYSLYDKELVTFEEGAVAYDHRDAEGFIKLNALRLRTLAARKKKTGL; encoded by the coding sequence ATGACCAAGAAGTCGCCCAAAAAGGTAGTGCTCGCCTATTCCGGCGGCCTCGACACCTCTGTCATCCTGAAATGGCTGCAGACGACCTATGGCTGCGAGGTCGTGACCTTCACCGCCGATCTCGGCCAGGGCGAGGAACTGGAGCCGGCGCGGAAGAAAGCCGAACTCCTTGGCATCAAGCCGGAAAACATCTTCATCGAGGATCTGCGCGAGGAATTCGTCCGCGATTTCGTGTTCCCGATGTTCCGGGCCAACGCACTTTATGAGGGCCAGTACCTTCTCGGCACCTCGATCGCCCGTCCGCTGATCTCCAAAAAGCAGATCGACATCGCAAGAAAGACCGGCGCCGACGCCGTCGCCCATGGCGCGACCGGCAAGGGCAATGACCAGGTCCGCTTCGAACTCGCTTATTACGCGATGGAGCCCGACATCACGATCATCGCGCCCTGGCGCGAATGGGATCTGACCTCGCGCACCAAGCTGCTCGAATTCGCCGAGGCGCATCAGATCCCGATTGCCAAGGACAAGCGCGGCGAAGCGCCGTTCTCGGTCGATGCCAATCTCCTGCACTCTTCCTCGGAAGGAAAAGTGCTGGAAGATCCGAACGATGCGGCGCCCGAGCTCGTCTATCAGCGGACGATCGCGCCGGAAGACGCGCCCGACAAAGCGACCGAAATCACCATCGATTTCGAAAAGGGCGATCCCGTCGCCATCGACGGCGCGAGGCTGTCGCCCGCAACGCTCCTCGCCAAGCTGAACGAACTCGGCAAGGCGAACGGCATCGGCCGTCTCGATCTCGTCGAGAACCGCTTCGTCGGCATGAAATCGCGCGGCATCTATGAGACGCCCGGCGGCACGATTCTGCACAAGGCGCATCGCGGCATTGAGAGCATCACGCTCGACCGCGAGGCTCTGCATCTCAAAGAGAGCCTGATGCCGAAATATGCCGAGCTCGTTTATTACGGCTTCTGGTTCGCGCCGGAGCGCGAAATGCTGCAGGCGCTGATCGATAAAAGCCAGGAACTCGTCACCGGCCAGGTCCGCGTGAAGCTCTATAAGGGCAATGTCGAAGTGACGGGGCGCACCTCACCCTATTCGCTCTACGACAAGGAACTCGTCACCTTCGAAGAAGGCGCGGTCGCCTATGACCACCGCGATGCGGAGGGCTTCATCAAGCTCAACGCCCTTCGTCTGCGCACGCTCGCCGCGCGCAAGAAGAAGACCGGGCTTTAG
- a CDS encoding 2-hydroxychromene-2-carboxylate isomerase translates to MPRLDFWYDFGSTYSYPAVMRIEEEAAKRGVSVTWRPLLLGPIFQKFGLDTSPFRANPVKGAYMWRDLERLCLKHGLPFRQPPEFPQNGLLAARIALILSDAERPAFTRAVFLYEFGEGGVISEDDAIKAVMEKLGYPVEETVARAQMPENKLKLRQATEHAAALHIFGAPTFFTEDGEMFWGHDRMEDALDWAVRL, encoded by the coding sequence ATGCCGCGCCTCGACTTCTGGTACGATTTCGGCTCGACCTACTCCTATCCCGCCGTCATGCGGATCGAGGAGGAGGCGGCCAAAAGGGGCGTCTCGGTTACCTGGCGGCCTCTGCTGCTCGGCCCGATCTTCCAGAAGTTCGGCCTCGATACCTCGCCCTTCCGGGCCAATCCGGTAAAAGGCGCCTATATGTGGCGCGACCTCGAACGGCTCTGCCTCAAGCACGGCCTGCCCTTCCGTCAGCCGCCGGAATTCCCCCAGAACGGTCTTCTGGCCGCCCGGATCGCCCTGATCCTGTCCGATGCCGAGCGCCCGGCCTTCACAAGGGCGGTCTTTCTCTACGAGTTCGGTGAGGGCGGTGTCATTTCCGAGGACGATGCGATCAAAGCCGTCATGGAGAAGCTCGGCTATCCGGTCGAGGAGACCGTGGCCCGGGCACAGATGCCCGAGAACAAGCTGAAGCTCCGCCAGGCGACCGAGCATGCCGCCGCCCTGCATATTTTCGGCGCCCCGACCTTCTTTACTGAGGACGGCGAAATGTTCTGGGGCCATGACCGGATGGAAGACGCCCTCGACTGGGCGGTTCGCCTTTAA
- a CDS encoding TerB family tellurite resistance protein, whose translation MVIKIKAEREGPPKDRQWRRLNDGMSVEVAGLRFRRHNVVEFIRGADKAGDGRFGIAARREPENPHSPHRTATAVDGWWVRRTLLGGDAREERHLGYLPEWASQECLLGKSPEPQIFVEVYSAYLGQDEFVDVDIIISVERTAEELEELEAERRSKQVVKEARKQCMPGLKILARLAATDGDCEESSEVAVMRDYVQTRCRRLGFQLNTGTFEQFVEAAKGLMPSDQTVLAAARSFAEDDESLDEIFKAALTLARADGDESDGEIALLRKVLSTVRRKRER comes from the coding sequence ATGGTCATAAAGATCAAAGCCGAGCGAGAGGGGCCGCCCAAGGATAGGCAATGGCGCCGATTGAACGATGGCATGTCTGTCGAGGTAGCGGGGCTCAGGTTTAGGCGACACAACGTTGTCGAGTTCATCCGCGGAGCTGACAAGGCTGGCGACGGACGGTTTGGAATAGCCGCGCGCAGGGAGCCAGAAAACCCGCATAGCCCCCATCGTACGGCGACGGCAGTTGACGGTTGGTGGGTGCGACGCACGCTTTTGGGCGGAGATGCTCGAGAGGAAAGGCATCTCGGGTATCTTCCCGAATGGGCGTCGCAAGAGTGCTTGCTCGGGAAAAGCCCGGAGCCGCAAATCTTCGTGGAGGTGTACAGCGCCTACCTCGGCCAAGATGAATTTGTAGACGTTGACATCATCATTTCTGTCGAGCGTACCGCGGAAGAGCTCGAAGAGCTTGAGGCGGAAAGGCGATCGAAGCAGGTCGTCAAGGAGGCTCGGAAGCAATGTATGCCGGGCCTGAAGATACTCGCGCGACTCGCGGCAACCGACGGAGATTGCGAAGAGAGTAGCGAAGTCGCAGTGATGAGAGACTACGTGCAAACGCGCTGCAGGCGACTGGGCTTTCAGCTCAACACAGGCACGTTTGAGCAGTTCGTTGAAGCCGCGAAGGGACTCATGCCTTCGGATCAAACTGTGCTGGCTGCGGCCCGGTCGTTCGCCGAAGATGACGAGAGCCTCGATGAAATCTTCAAGGCGGCGTTGACGTTGGCCCGTGCTGACGGCGACGAGAGCGATGGCGAGATCGCTCTTCTTCGCAAAGTCCTGTCAACGGTTCGCCGTAAACGGGAGCGCTAA
- a CDS encoding alpha/beta hydrolase, with protein MEQLEHLTANGRKLALRITPGAGPATIWLGGFKSDMQSTKAQIIADWAAANGRANLRFDYSGHGESDGRFEDGTISAWLEDALAVIRAKGGEAPILVGSSMGGWLSLLAARALREEQKPLSGLVLIAPAADFTEDLMWNRFPPEIRAAIDRDGVYHHPSEYSEIPTPITRALIEDGRRHQLLGSPLKIGAPIRILQGMQDPDVPWQHVMRLVEHLAEDDVTVTMIRDGDHRLSRPEDLERLVAAVAAMARGSVSPAH; from the coding sequence TTGGAACAACTCGAACATCTGACCGCAAACGGCCGAAAGCTGGCGCTGCGCATCACACCAGGGGCCGGCCCGGCGACCATCTGGCTCGGCGGCTTCAAATCCGACATGCAGTCGACCAAAGCCCAAATCATTGCCGATTGGGCGGCGGCGAACGGACGGGCCAACCTCAGATTCGACTATTCGGGCCATGGCGAGTCGGACGGCCGGTTCGAAGACGGCACCATCTCCGCCTGGCTTGAAGATGCTCTGGCCGTCATCCGGGCAAAGGGCGGCGAGGCCCCGATTCTGGTCGGCTCGAGCATGGGCGGATGGCTGTCTTTGCTGGCCGCTCGGGCGCTTCGCGAGGAGCAAAAACCCCTCTCCGGCCTGGTTCTGATCGCGCCGGCGGCCGATTTCACCGAAGATCTCATGTGGAATAGGTTTCCGCCCGAAATCCGGGCCGCGATCGACCGCGACGGAGTGTATCATCACCCTTCGGAGTACTCCGAAATACCAACCCCGATCACCCGGGCCCTGATTGAGGACGGTCGGCGCCATCAATTGCTCGGTTCGCCGCTCAAAATCGGTGCCCCGATCCGAATTCTTCAAGGAATGCAAGACCCTGACGTGCCGTGGCAGCATGTCATGAGGCTGGTCGAGCACCTCGCCGAGGATGACGTTACGGTTACAATGATCCGTGATGGCGACCACAGGTTGTCGCGCCCCGAGGACCTTGAGAGGCTAGTTGCCGCAGTTGCGGCCATGGCTCGCGGATCTGTTAGCCCTGCTCATTAG
- a CDS encoding 2-hydroxyacid dehydrogenase — MSDAAAIHVTRRLPDSVEARMRELFDTRLNATDTPMTRTELAVAMKTADVLVPTVTDKIDRELIEEAGDRLKLIANFGNGVDHIDVAAAVAKGITVTNTPGVLTEDIADMTLAMILAMPRRLAEGVRIIPDAHDWPGWSPTWMLGRRLSGKQLGIVGMGRIGQAVARRARAFGLAVHYHNRKPVAKRIEQAIGATYWESLDQMLARVDVVTLHTPHTPATYHLLSARRLKLLKPDAYLVNTARGEIIDEDALIARLENNELAGAALDVFEGEPRIDPRWVKLAKQGKVLLMPHMGSATIESRVDMGEKVIVNIRTFLDNHRPPDRVLPSML, encoded by the coding sequence ATGAGCGATGCCGCCGCCATTCATGTCACGCGCAGACTCCCCGACAGCGTCGAGGCGAGGATGCGCGAGCTGTTCGACACGCGCCTGAACGCGACCGACACGCCGATGACCCGCACCGAGCTGGCAGTGGCGATGAAGACGGCGGATGTCCTCGTGCCGACCGTCACCGACAAGATCGACAGAGAACTGATCGAGGAAGCGGGCGACCGGCTGAAGCTCATCGCCAATTTCGGCAATGGCGTCGATCATATCGATGTGGCCGCCGCCGTCGCCAAAGGCATCACGGTCACCAACACGCCGGGCGTTCTGACGGAAGACATCGCCGATATGACGCTCGCAATGATCCTTGCGATGCCGCGGCGGCTGGCGGAAGGCGTGCGGATCATTCCCGATGCGCATGACTGGCCCGGCTGGTCGCCGACCTGGATGCTCGGACGGCGCTTGTCAGGAAAGCAGCTCGGCATTGTCGGCATGGGCCGCATCGGCCAGGCGGTGGCGCGGCGCGCCCGCGCGTTCGGGCTCGCCGTGCACTATCACAACCGCAAGCCCGTCGCGAAGCGCATCGAACAGGCGATCGGCGCGACCTATTGGGAGAGTCTCGACCAGATGCTGGCGCGCGTCGATGTGGTGACACTGCACACGCCGCACACACCCGCGACCTATCACTTGCTGTCGGCGCGGCGCCTCAAACTGCTCAAGCCCGACGCCTATCTCGTCAATACGGCGCGCGGCGAGATCATCGACGAGGACGCGCTGATCGCCCGACTCGAGAACAATGAACTGGCGGGTGCGGCGCTCGACGTCTTCGAAGGCGAACCGAGGATCGACCCCCGCTGGGTCAAGCTCGCCAAGCAGGGCAAAGTCCTTTTGATGCCGCATATGGGCTCGGCGACCATCGAAAGCCGCGTCGACATGGGCGAGAAGGTCATCGTCAACATACGGACCTTTCTTGACAATCACCGGCCACCGGACCGCGTTCTGCCGAGCATGCTGTAA
- a CDS encoding TadE/TadG family type IV pilus assembly protein: MIASFARLGEASVMTEFAIVIPVLLLIIAGTVDFGRAIYSKFRLESAVSASANYAMVNSAQVAAGTGPALAGNLATILLSNTSTAVTGKVTVNNGPVSQLSGGTVSNSGTASRADSCYCPTASSGAINWGSAVTCGAACPAGGLAGKFVEITAEYPHKPMFLARDPRLTARAVVQTQ; encoded by the coding sequence ATGATCGCATCGTTCGCGCGCTTGGGCGAAGCTTCCGTGATGACCGAATTTGCGATCGTCATTCCGGTTCTTCTGCTCATCATCGCCGGCACGGTGGATTTTGGCCGCGCCATCTATTCGAAATTCAGGCTTGAAAGCGCCGTATCGGCGAGCGCCAACTACGCCATGGTCAATTCGGCGCAGGTGGCCGCCGGGACTGGTCCCGCGCTCGCCGGAAATCTCGCGACGATACTTCTCAGCAACACCTCGACCGCTGTGACCGGCAAAGTCACCGTCAATAACGGGCCGGTCTCGCAACTGTCCGGCGGCACCGTCAGCAATTCGGGAACGGCGTCGCGGGCGGACAGCTGCTATTGCCCGACGGCGTCGAGCGGCGCGATCAATTGGGGTTCGGCGGTGACGTGCGGCGCGGCGTGCCCCGCCGGCGGGCTTGCCGGAAAATTCGTCGAGATCACGGCGGAATATCCGCATAAACCGATGTTCCTTGCGCGCGATCCAAGGCTCACGGCGCGCGCGGTGGTGCAGACGCAATGA
- a CDS encoding M48 family metallopeptidase: MVRGRPVEVAVRRNAAARRITLRVKNATGQVVLTLPKRASLVHGQDFASRQVDWIADRLASFPEPVPFARGKTIPLRGVPHRLVWRGVRGITKVEPHVPGQVRTIGVYGPEEHFERRVSDFLKREAKKDIEPVVQRHAKRIRVDVRRISIKDTISRWGSCSAKGDLAFSWRLILAPPFVLDYLCAHEVAHRREMNHGDRFWKLTYRLFPETDEAEAWLKSQGSDLHRYGMNPVKRTRRRPPAGTMFR; this comes from the coding sequence ATGGTTCGTGGACGCCCCGTCGAGGTCGCTGTACGCCGCAATGCGGCGGCGCGCCGGATCACTTTGCGCGTCAAAAACGCGACCGGACAGGTCGTGCTGACACTGCCGAAGCGCGCTTCGCTTGTTCACGGTCAGGATTTCGCATCGCGTCAGGTCGACTGGATCGCCGATCGCCTTGCAAGCTTCCCGGAACCGGTTCCGTTCGCGCGCGGCAAGACGATTCCGCTGCGCGGCGTCCCGCATCGCCTCGTTTGGCGCGGCGTGCGCGGCATCACCAAGGTCGAACCGCACGTTCCCGGACAGGTGCGCACCATCGGTGTCTACGGTCCCGAAGAGCATTTCGAGCGCCGGGTTTCGGACTTTCTTAAGCGTGAAGCCAAGAAGGATATCGAGCCCGTCGTGCAGCGGCACGCCAAGCGCATTCGCGTCGATGTGCGCCGCATCAGCATCAAGGACACGATCAGCCGCTGGGGTTCGTGCTCGGCGAAGGGCGATCTCGCCTTTTCGTGGCGCCTGATCCTCGCTCCGCCCTTCGTGCTCGATTATCTGTGCGCCCATGAAGTGGCGCATCGCCGCGAGATGAATCACGGCGACCGCTTCTGGAAGCTCACCTACCGGCTTTTCCCGGAAACGGACGAAGCGGAAGCCTGGCTGAAATCGCAGGGCTCGGACCTGCACCGCTACGGCATGAACCCGGTCAAGCGGACGCGCCGCCGTCCGCCGGCCGGAACCATGTTCCGCTAA
- the infC gene encoding translation initiation factor IF-3: MRRPMRSMAPAAKEGPRINREIRVPAVQLIGAEGENLGVTPIDQALTLADEAGLDLVEISPNSEPPVCKILDYGKYKFAAQKKAAEARKNQKTVEVKEIKMRPNIDDHDYETKMKAVRRFFEEGDKVKLTLRFRGREMAHQDLGLKLLWRVRDEVANVAKVESEPSLEGRQMVMILSPR, translated from the coding sequence ATTCGCCGTCCGATGAGATCTATGGCCCCCGCCGCAAAAGAGGGCCCGCGCATCAACCGGGAAATCCGGGTTCCCGCAGTGCAGTTGATTGGCGCCGAAGGCGAAAATCTGGGTGTCACGCCGATTGATCAGGCGCTGACCCTGGCTGATGAGGCCGGGCTCGACCTCGTCGAAATCTCCCCGAATTCCGAACCGCCCGTCTGCAAGATCCTCGACTACGGGAAATATAAGTTCGCCGCCCAGAAAAAGGCGGCCGAGGCGCGCAAGAACCAGAAGACCGTCGAGGTCAAAGAAATCAAGATGCGCCCGAACATCGACGACCACGACTACGAGACGAAGATGAAGGCCGTGCGCCGCTTCTTCGAAGAAGGCGACAAGGTGAAGCTCACCCTTCGCTTCCGCGGCCGCGAAATGGCCCATCAGGATCTCGGCCTGAAGCTCCTTTGGCGCGTCCGCGACGAAGTTGCGAATGTCGCCAAGGTCGAGAGCGAGCCCTCGCTCGAAGGCCGCCAGATGGTGATGATTCTGTCGCCGCGCTGA
- a CDS encoding TadE/TadG family type IV pilus assembly protein: MNTLRLIKRFARDRRGASAVEFALVLLPFLVFVFGVMEFGRAMWTREALESVASAGARCMGVLHDSCALSGAYNKDRTVSYVQRRARELQVEIPVGGILLSNNTTCSNVTGFSRVALTYNFKTFVPLILPRFKNGIPLNVASCFPNQPVSS, from the coding sequence ATGAACACGCTCCGCCTCATAAAAAGGTTTGCGCGCGATCGGCGCGGCGCTTCGGCGGTGGAGTTCGCGCTTGTCCTCCTGCCCTTTCTCGTATTCGTGTTCGGCGTCATGGAGTTCGGCCGCGCAATGTGGACGCGCGAGGCGCTGGAATCGGTCGCCTCGGCCGGCGCGCGCTGCATGGGCGTTCTGCACGACAGCTGCGCGCTCTCGGGCGCCTACAACAAGGACAGGACAGTCAGCTATGTGCAGCGCCGGGCGCGCGAGCTTCAGGTCGAGATTCCGGTGGGCGGCATTCTGCTGTCGAACAACACCACCTGCTCCAACGTCACCGGATTCTCGCGCGTGGCGCTCACCTATAATTTCAAAACCTTCGTGCCGCTGATCCTGCCGCGCTTCAAGAACGGCATTCCTCTGAATGTTGCGTCCTGTTTTCCGAACCAGCCGGTGAGTTCCTGA
- a CDS encoding transglycosylase domain-containing protein, with product MLGLGGKKRKKRREPKFDSHPEELLDLRLGPKDRTHAYARTEPTYDEDEDEDDEPPVKKRRGRKAAPEPEEEEEEEVEEEEEEEMEDEEEEEAPPPRRKRASRSGSSRRAQKKKKARRKSSRRWDPVGFFALGRMIRFGVIAGVWAIIALSAFIAYEWTKLPPMSALEIAPRPPSVTLVGMDGTVLATRGDGSASKIDLKHVPAYLPQAFIAIEDQRFRSHFGIDPIGLARAAYKNTVAGTVVEGGSTITQQLAKNLFLTPERSLERKVQEAILALWLEAKFSKDEILELYLNRVYFGSGAYGVQAAAQRYFGKPASYVTLNEAAILAGLVKAPSRLAPTRDSEAAEARGQVVLAAMADQKFISEKDATRAMMVPAAIAAPRMDGAAGYVADWVVDQLAELIGKIDKDVIVDTTIDPILQAEAEQAIVSGLNESGAKLGVSQAALVSLDPGGAVRALVGGKSYAQSQYNRAVLARRQPGSSFKPFVYLTAVEAGLTPETLVQDAPVRVKNWQPENFDKRYRGTVTLTEALATSLNSVAVRLTLDVGAANVVKTAQRMGITSPLQANASIALGTSEVTPLELAAAYAPFANGGQGVIPYVVRRVRTAEGGKVLYERRGSGLGQVANPRNLAMMNQMMSETLRIGTARKAELPGWPAAGKTGTSQDYRDAWFIGYTAQLVTAVWLGNDNNSPTKKASGSGLPVDIWSRYMTAAHRGIPVAGLPGLFGPQDAPARNEMWAGAQPHDMPTPLRAPIDFLKRLFGG from the coding sequence ATGCTCGGCCTCGGTGGGAAGAAGCGCAAGAAACGGCGCGAACCCAAATTCGACAGCCATCCGGAAGAACTTCTCGACCTGCGGCTCGGGCCGAAGGATCGCACGCATGCCTATGCGCGCACTGAGCCGACCTATGACGAGGACGAAGACGAGGACGACGAACCGCCGGTGAAAAAGCGCCGCGGCCGCAAGGCCGCGCCTGAGCCCGAAGAGGAAGAGGAAGAAGAGGTCGAGGAAGAGGAAGAAGAGGAAATGGAGGACGAGGAGGAGGAAGAAGCTCCGCCGCCGCGCCGCAAACGCGCCTCGCGCTCTGGCTCCTCGCGCCGCGCTCAGAAAAAGAAGAAGGCTCGCCGCAAATCCAGCCGCCGCTGGGACCCGGTCGGCTTTTTTGCGCTCGGCCGCATGATCCGCTTCGGCGTCATCGCCGGCGTCTGGGCGATCATCGCGCTCTCAGCTTTCATTGCCTATGAGTGGACGAAGCTTCCGCCGATGAGCGCGCTCGAGATTGCGCCACGGCCGCCGAGCGTCACGCTTGTCGGCATGGACGGCACCGTGCTCGCAACCCGCGGCGACGGCAGCGCCTCCAAAATTGATCTAAAGCATGTGCCCGCTTATCTGCCGCAGGCTTTCATCGCCATCGAAGACCAGCGTTTCCGCTCGCATTTCGGCATCGATCCGATCGGCCTTGCGCGCGCCGCCTATAAGAACACGGTGGCCGGCACCGTCGTCGAAGGCGGCTCGACCATCACTCAGCAGCTGGCGAAAAATCTGTTTCTGACGCCCGAACGCTCGCTCGAACGCAAGGTCCAGGAAGCCATCCTCGCGCTGTGGCTCGAAGCGAAATTCTCCAAGGACGAGATCCTCGAACTCTATCTGAACCGCGTCTATTTCGGCTCCGGCGCCTATGGCGTGCAGGCTGCCGCGCAGCGCTATTTCGGCAAGCCTGCCAGCTATGTGACGCTGAACGAAGCCGCCATTCTCGCCGGTCTCGTCAAAGCGCCGTCGCGCCTTGCGCCGACGCGCGATTCGGAGGCGGCCGAAGCCCGCGGCCAGGTCGTCCTTGCCGCCATGGCCGATCAGAAGTTCATTTCGGAGAAGGACGCGACGCGCGCCATGATGGTGCCGGCCGCCATCGCCGCGCCCCGTATGGACGGCGCCGCCGGCTATGTTGCGGATTGGGTGGTCGATCAGCTCGCCGAGCTCATCGGCAAGATCGACAAGGATGTCATCGTCGACACGACGATCGATCCGATCCTGCAGGCCGAGGCCGAGCAGGCCATCGTCTCCGGCCTCAATGAAAGCGGCGCAAAGCTGGGCGTATCGCAGGCCGCTCTTGTCTCGCTCGATCCCGGCGGCGCGGTACGCGCGCTGGTCGGCGGCAAGAGCTATGCTCAAAGTCAGTATAACCGCGCGGTGCTGGCGCGCCGCCAGCCCGGATCGAGCTTCAAACCCTTCGTCTATCTCACCGCCGTCGAGGCGGGGCTGACGCCCGAAACACTGGTGCAGGATGCGCCGGTCCGAGTGAAGAACTGGCAGCCGGAGAATTTCGACAAGCGCTACCGCGGCACCGTCACGCTGACGGAAGCGCTTGCGACTTCGCTCAACTCGGTCGCGGTGCGTCTGACGCTCGATGTCGGCGCGGCCAATGTCGTGAAGACGGCGCAGCGCATGGGCATCACCTCGCCGCTGCAGGCCAATGCCTCGATCGCACTCGGAACGTCCGAAGTCACGCCGCTCGAACTTGCCGCGGCTTACGCACCGTTCGCCAATGGCGGCCAGGGCGTCATTCCCTATGTCGTGCGCCGCGTGCGCACCGCCGAAGGCGGCAAGGTTCTCTACGAGCGGCGCGGATCGGGATTGGGCCAGGTCGCCAATCCGCGAAACCTCGCCATGATGAATCAGATGATGTCGGAGACGCTGCGCATCGGCACGGCGCGCAAGGCGGAACTTCCCGGCTGGCCCGCCGCCGGCAAGACCGGCACCAGCCAGGATTACCGCGATGCATGGTTCATCGGCTACACGGCACAGCTCGTCACCGCCGTCTGGCTCGGCAATGACAATAATTCGCCGACGAAGAAGGCGTCCGGTTCGGGACTGCCGGTCGATATCTGGAGCCGCTACATGACGGCGGCGCATCGCGGCATTCCGGTCGCCGGACTTCCGGGCCTGTTCGGCCCGCAGGATGCGCCGGCCCGCAACGAGATGTGGGCGGGCGCGCAGCCGCACGACATGCCGACGCCGCTGCGCGCACCCATCGATTTCCTGAAGAGATTGTTCGGCGGTTAG